From a region of the Arachis ipaensis cultivar K30076 chromosome B09, Araip1.1, whole genome shotgun sequence genome:
- the LOC107617662 gene encoding alpha-xylosidase 1: protein MVSLSPSPLVALCLLCFLAFCIPQSSSAVTKIGLGYRLISIENGADGALVGTLQVKQSNNIYGADIPLLRFYAKHESENRLRVHVTDAKNKRWEVPYDLLPREQPPPLKQSIALSSSSEKKKKKKKNHQRSVSETDYPGSELVLTYTSDPFSFAVKRKSNGDTLFNSSSDDTDPFSSLVFKDQYLEISTKLPRDASLYGLGENSQTHGIKLYPNDPYTLYTTDIAAINVNADLYGSHPVYMDLRNEGGKAYAHGVLLLNSNGMDVFYTGTSLTYKVIGGVLDFYFFAGPSPLNVVDQYTSLIGRPAPMPYWAFGFHQCRWGYHNLSVIEDVVENYQKAKIPLDVIWTDDDHMDGKKDFTLNPVNYPRPKLLDFLDKIHSIGMKYVVIVDPGIAVNASYGVYQRGMANDVFIKHDGDPFLGQVWPGAVHFPDFLNPKTVSWWGDEIRRFHELVPVDGLWIDMNEVSNFCNGKCTIPEGRICPNGTGPGWICCLDCKNITNTKWDDPPYKINASGIMAPVGYKTIVTSAVHYNGVLEYDAHSLYGFSQSIATHKGLQGIEGKRPFILSRSTYVGSGKYVAHWTGDNQGTWENLRYSISTMLNFGIFGIPMVGSDICGFYPQPTEELCNRWIEVGAFYPFSRDHANYYSPRQELYQWESVAESARNALGMRYKILPYLYTLNYEAHLSGAPIARPLFFSFPSFTESYGLSTQFLLGSSVMVSPVVEQGQTQVKALFPPGTWYNLFDMAHGVVSKEGTYVTLDAPLHVVNVHLYQNAILPMQQGGMVSKDARTTPFSLIVTFPAGAKEGEAQGNLFLDDDELPEMKIASGSSTYIDFHATIKDGTVRVWSQVQEGKFALDKGWVIDSINVLGVTGSKAVMDVSESHVNVSITEQQLYGQGDDGGSKVVMVGMNGLNIPVGKNLDITWKMES from the exons ATGGTTTCTCTTAGTCCTAGTCCATTGGTTGCACTCTGCTTATTATGTTTTCTTGCATTTTGTATACCTCAATCTTCTTCTGCAGTCACCAAAATTGGGCTAGGCTACCGTCTGATTTCAATTGAAAATGGAGCTGATGGTGCACTTGTTGGGACTCTCCAAGTTAAGCAGAGTAACAACATCTATGGTGCTGATATTCCCCTTCTAAGGTTCTACGCCAA GCACGAGAGTGAGAACCGTTTGAGGGTCCACGTCACTGATGCAAAGAACAAAAGGTGGGAGGTTCCTTATGATCTTTTGCCGAGAGAGCAACCACCTCCTTTGAAGCAAAGCATTGCATTGTCAAGTTcttcagagaagaagaagaagaagaaaaagaaccaCCAAAGATCAGTGTCAGAGACAGATTACCCTGGCTCTGAGCTTGTTCTTACTTACACTTCTGACCCTTTCAGCTTTGCGGTGAAAAGAAAGTCAAATGGGGACACCCTTTTCAACTCAAGCTCTGATGACACTGAcccatttagttcattggtgttCAAGGACCAATACTTGGAGATCTCTACCAAATTGCCCAGAGATGCTTCTTTGTATGGATTAGGAGAGAACTCACAGACACACGGGATCAAGTTGTATCCTAATGACCCTTACACTCTGTATACTACTGATATAGCAGCCATTAATGTGAATGCTGATTTATACGGGTCGCACCCAGTGTACATGGATCTCAGAAATGAGGGTGGCAAGGCATATGCACATGGTGTTCTGTTGCTGAATAGCAATGGAATGGATGTGTTTTACACAGGCACATCTCTAACATACAAGGTCATTGGAGGTGTTTTGGATTTCTACTTCTTTGCAGGACCTTCTCCTCTCAATGTTGTTGATCAATACACTTCTTTGATTGGAAGACCAGCTCCAATGCCTTACTGGGCTTTTG GATTTCACCAATGCAGATGGGGCTATCACAATCTATCTGTTATAGAAGATGTTGTGGAGAATTACCAGAAAGCTAAAATCCCACTTGATGTGATATGGACGGACGATGATCATATGGATGGGAAGAAGGACTTCACGCTGAACCCAGTGAACTACCCTCGTCCGAAGCTTCTAGACTTCTTGGACAAGATACACAGCATTGGAATGAAATACGTTGTGATCGTTGATCCTGGAATTGCCGTTAATGCAAGCTATGGCGTATACCAAAGAGGAATGGCCAATGATGTTTTCATCAAGCACGATGGGGATCCTTTCTTGGGTCAAGTGTGGCCAGGTGCAGTGCACTTCCCAGATTTCCTGAATCCAAAAACAGTTTCATGGTGGGGTGATGAGATTCGTCGCTTCCATGAACTTGTACCCGTTGATGGCCTTTGGATTGACATGAACGAAGTTTCCAATTTCTGTAACGGAAAGTGCACAATCCCAGAGGGAAGAATTTGCCCCAATGGAACAGGACCTGGATGGATATGTTGCTTGGATTGCAAGAACATCACAAACACAAAATGGGACGACCCTCCTTACAAAATCAATGCTTCAGGAATAATGGCCCCCGTTGGTTACAAAACAATAGTCACAAGTGCTGTTCACTATAATGGGGTTCTAGAGTATGATGCTCACAGCCTCTATGGTTTCTCTCAATCCATTGCAACCCACAAGGGTCTCCAAGGGATTGAAGGGAAACGGCCTTTCATTCTTTCGCGCTCCACTTATGTTGGTTCAGGCAAGTATGTTGCACATTGGACAGGTGACAATCAAGGTACATGGGAGAATCTGAGATACTCAATATCCACAATGCTCAACTTTGGAATATTTGGTATTCCAATGGTTGGTTCTGATATATGCGGTTTCTATCCACAACCAACTGAAGAGCTTTGTAATCGATGGATTGAGGTTGGTGCTTTCTACCCTTTCTCAAGGGATCATGCAAACTATTACTCCCCAAGACAGGAGCTTTACCAATGGGAATCAGTAGCTGAATCTGCTAGAAATGCTTTGGGCATGAGGTATAAGATTCTTCCGTATCTCTACACACTCAACTATGAGGCTCATCTTAGTGGTGCTCCAATTGCAAGGCCACTTTTCTTCTCATTTCCATCTTTCACCGAATCATACGGGCTCAGCACACAGTTCTTGCTTGGGAGCAGTGTCATGGTTTCTCCTGTGGTTGAACAAGGACAAACACAAGTTAAAGCATTATTTCCTCCTGGCACGTGGTATAATTTGTTTGATATGGCACATGGTGTTGTATCCAAAGAAGGGACTTATGTCACTCTTGATGCGCCTCTACATGTGGTGAATGTGCATTTGTATCAGAATGCTATTCTTCCGATGCAACAGGGTGGAATGGTATCTAAGGATGCTAGAACCACACCCTTCAGCCTCATTGTGACATTCCCAGCAGGAGCAAAAGAAGGAGAAGCTCAAGGGAACCTCTTCCTCGATGATGATGAGCTACCGGAGATGAAGATAGCTAGTGGTTCTTCAACCTATATTGATTTCCATGCTACTATAAAGGATGGAACCGTGAGAGTGTGGTCACAGGTTCAAGAGGGTAAGTTTGCCTTGGATAAAGGTTGGGTTATTGACAGCATAAATGTGTTGGGAGTAACTGGAAGTAAGGCAGTGATGGATGTGTCAGAGTCACATGTGAATGTTAGTATAACGGAACAACAATTGTATGGGCAAGGTGATGATGGAGGAAGCAAGGTAGTGATGGTGGGAATGAATGGCTTGAATATTCCTGTTGGTAAAAATCTTGACATTACTTGGAAAATGGAATCATAA